The following proteins come from a genomic window of Burkholderia stabilis:
- a CDS encoding phytanoyl-CoA dioxygenase family protein, with protein MSSPLQSESIRAQVAELRERGFVVARGLVGEQQCAALKQIAERQLLEAAEPIEFEADLRYPGAPESKHAPGGHTVRRLLDAYTRDPAFAERAIAPEIGAWMREYFGEEPVLSRAHHNCMMTKHPAYGSLTGWHRDFRYWSFERPDMVSVWLALGPETNENGALWLVPGSHTAEFGPEAFDDAKFFRGDLPENRKMIDAATCPSLQTGDVVFFHSNTLHSAGQNRSDQVKFSLVYTYHGASNRPIPGTRSAVKPEVQF; from the coding sequence ATGTCGTCTCCATTGCAGTCGGAATCGATCCGCGCGCAAGTCGCGGAATTGCGCGAACGCGGTTTCGTCGTCGCGCGTGGCCTCGTCGGCGAGCAGCAATGCGCGGCCCTCAAGCAGATCGCGGAGCGCCAGTTGCTGGAAGCCGCCGAGCCGATCGAGTTCGAGGCGGACCTGCGCTACCCGGGCGCGCCCGAGTCGAAGCATGCGCCGGGCGGGCACACGGTGCGACGGCTGCTCGATGCGTACACGCGCGATCCGGCGTTCGCCGAGCGTGCGATCGCACCCGAAATCGGCGCGTGGATGCGCGAGTACTTCGGTGAAGAGCCCGTGCTGTCGCGTGCGCATCACAACTGCATGATGACGAAGCATCCTGCGTACGGCAGCCTGACCGGCTGGCATCGCGACTTCCGCTACTGGTCGTTCGAGCGTCCGGACATGGTGTCGGTGTGGCTCGCACTCGGCCCGGAAACGAACGAGAACGGTGCGCTGTGGCTCGTGCCCGGCTCGCATACGGCCGAATTCGGGCCCGAAGCGTTCGACGATGCGAAGTTCTTCCGCGGCGACCTGCCGGAGAACCGCAAGATGATCGACGCGGCCACGTGCCCGTCGCTCCAGACAGGCGACGTCGTGTTCTTCCACAGCAACACGCTGCATTCGGCCGGGCAGAACCGCTCCGACCAGGTGAAGTTCTCGCTCGTGTACACCTATCACGGCGCGAGCAACCGGCCGATTCCGGGCACGCGTTCGGCAGTGAAGCCGGAAGTGCAGTTCTAG
- the metK gene encoding methionine adenosyltransferase, translating into MANDYLFTSESVSEGHPDKVADQISDAILDAILEQDKYSRVAAETLCNTGLVVLAGEITTTANIDYIQIARDTIKRIGYDNTEYGIDYKGCAVLVAYDKQSPDIAQGVDRAHDDNLDQGAGDQGLMFGYACDETPELMPLPIYLSHRLVERQASLRRDGRLQWLRPDAKSQVTVRYVDGKPDSIDTVVLSTQHAPDIELPALREAVIEEIIKPTLPADLIKGDIKFLVNPTGRFVIGGPQGDCGLTGRKIIVDTYGGAAPHGGGAFSGKDPSKVDRSAAYAGRYVAKNIVAAGLASRALIQVSYAIGVAEPTSVMVNTFGTGRVSDAVITKLVREHFDLRPKGIIKMLDLLRPIYEKTAAYGHFGREEPEFSWEATDKALALAEAAGVEPTARVA; encoded by the coding sequence GTGGCAAACGATTATCTCTTCACGTCCGAATCCGTCTCCGAAGGCCATCCGGACAAAGTCGCGGACCAAATCTCGGACGCGATTCTCGACGCCATCCTCGAGCAGGACAAATATTCCCGCGTTGCGGCGGAAACGCTGTGCAACACGGGTCTCGTCGTTCTGGCCGGTGAAATCACCACGACGGCCAACATCGATTACATCCAGATCGCGCGCGACACCATCAAGCGCATCGGCTACGACAACACCGAGTACGGCATCGACTACAAGGGTTGCGCGGTGCTCGTCGCGTACGACAAGCAGTCGCCCGACATCGCACAGGGCGTCGATCGCGCACACGACGACAACCTCGACCAGGGCGCCGGCGACCAGGGCCTGATGTTCGGTTATGCATGCGACGAAACGCCGGAACTGATGCCGCTGCCGATCTACCTGTCGCACCGTCTCGTCGAGCGCCAGGCCAGCCTGCGCCGCGACGGCCGCCTGCAGTGGCTGCGTCCCGACGCGAAGTCGCAGGTGACGGTCCGCTACGTCGACGGCAAGCCCGATTCGATCGACACCGTCGTGCTGTCGACGCAGCACGCACCGGACATCGAACTGCCCGCGCTGCGCGAAGCCGTGATCGAGGAAATCATCAAGCCGACGCTGCCGGCCGACCTGATCAAGGGCGACATCAAGTTCCTCGTGAACCCGACCGGCCGGTTCGTGATCGGCGGCCCGCAGGGCGATTGCGGCCTGACCGGCCGCAAGATCATCGTCGATACGTACGGCGGTGCCGCACCGCACGGCGGCGGCGCGTTCTCGGGCAAGGATCCGTCGAAGGTCGACCGTTCGGCTGCGTATGCCGGCCGTTACGTCGCGAAGAACATCGTCGCTGCGGGCCTCGCGTCGCGCGCGCTGATCCAGGTGTCGTACGCGATCGGCGTTGCCGAGCCGACCTCGGTGATGGTCAACACGTTCGGCACGGGCCGCGTGTCGGATGCAGTGATCACGAAGCTCGTGCGCGAGCATTTCGACCTGCGTCCGAAGGGCATCATCAAGATGCTCGACCTGCTGCGCCCGATCTACGAGAAGACGGCCGCTTACGGCCACTTCGGCCGCGAAGAGCCGGAATTCTCGTGGGAAGCAACCGACAAGGCACTCGCGCTGGCCGAAGCGGCTGGCGTGGAGCCGACGGCACGCGTCGCGTAA
- the lpxL gene encoding lauroyl acyltransferase LpxL, protein MLGRLATHLAIGLLKLLALLPYGLTARFGDGLGWLLYQIPSRRKGIVHTNLKLCFPDWSDARREEVAGQHFRHAIRSYVERSVQWFGSEKKLEKLIQVDSAVDLTDPDLPPTLFLGLHFVGIEAGSIWLNRSLQRRCGSLYQPFSNAVLEEEAKKARGRFDAEMVGRADSARVVLRWLRDRKPVMLGADMDYGLRNSTFVPFFGVPACTLTAVGRLAKTGRAQVVPFIGEVLPNYKGYRLKVFKPWDHYPTGDDDLDARRMNEFLEEQIPLMPEQYYWVHKRFKTRPPGEPSLY, encoded by the coding sequence ATGCTAGGACGTCTAGCCACGCACCTCGCCATCGGCTTGCTGAAACTGCTCGCCCTGCTGCCGTACGGCTTGACCGCACGGTTCGGCGATGGTCTCGGCTGGCTGCTGTACCAGATCCCCAGCCGGCGAAAGGGCATCGTACACACCAATCTGAAACTCTGCTTCCCGGACTGGAGCGACGCGCGGCGCGAGGAAGTGGCAGGGCAGCATTTCCGCCATGCGATCCGCAGCTACGTCGAGCGCAGCGTGCAGTGGTTCGGTTCGGAGAAAAAGCTCGAGAAGCTGATCCAGGTCGACAGCGCGGTCGACCTCACCGATCCCGACCTGCCGCCGACGCTGTTCCTCGGCCTGCATTTCGTCGGCATCGAAGCCGGTTCGATCTGGCTCAACCGTTCGCTGCAGCGCCGCTGCGGGTCGCTTTACCAGCCGTTCTCGAACGCGGTGCTCGAGGAAGAGGCGAAGAAGGCGCGCGGGCGCTTCGACGCCGAGATGGTCGGCCGCGCGGACAGCGCGCGCGTCGTGCTGCGCTGGTTGCGCGACCGCAAGCCGGTGATGCTCGGTGCCGACATGGACTACGGGCTGCGCAACTCGACGTTCGTCCCGTTCTTCGGCGTGCCCGCCTGCACGCTGACGGCCGTCGGCCGGCTCGCGAAGACGGGCCGCGCGCAGGTCGTGCCGTTCATCGGCGAGGTGCTGCCGAACTACAAGGGCTACCGGCTGAAGGTATTCAAGCCGTGGGATCACTACCCGACCGGCGACGACGATCTCGACGCGCGGCGGATGAACGAATTCCTCGAGGAACAGATCCCGCTGATGCCCGAGCAGTACTACTGGGTCCACAAGCGCTTCAAGACGCGCCCGCCCGGCGAGCCGAGCCTGTACTGA
- a CDS encoding flagellar hook-length control protein FliK has product MPPLPLLGALLDTAGAAIKAVRGSGSSGAAAGNDASTASTTPAAVPFAQTLKQSVVTRRDATNTAAPDASTMQAASTPAAAAKPSDTNDDKSTDDTTATANPDAAALAAAAAVQAQLQARADNAATPDAAAAAAAAQKTAVSGQPDATATLADHAAKDVAAQPAATASGRDALQAALARLTDGAGAIAMPATGSTASAAAAPASASAASGNAATAPLMPKVPTFDRTLADAKGAIATQQPAQATAQALQAAANAQSGAQHALAAASDATDPAASATLAAGATAAAAAQANLQLSPAAGAIAAANAHVLAPHVGTPDWTDALSQKVVFLSNAHQQSAELTLNPPDLGPLQVVLRVADNHAHALFVSQHAQVRDAVEAALPKLREAMEAGGLGLGSATVSDGGFASQQQQQNPQQTFAGGQSPRRGNGGSSAVDAPADAAQSAPAATRVSRAGLVDTFA; this is encoded by the coding sequence ATGCCTCCCCTGCCCCTGCTCGGCGCACTGCTCGACACCGCCGGCGCCGCAATCAAGGCCGTCCGCGGCTCGGGTTCGTCCGGCGCCGCCGCCGGCAACGACGCGTCGACCGCTTCAACCACCCCGGCCGCCGTGCCGTTCGCGCAGACGCTGAAGCAAAGCGTCGTCACGCGTCGCGACGCGACGAATACCGCCGCGCCGGATGCGTCGACGATGCAGGCTGCGTCGACGCCGGCCGCCGCCGCGAAGCCGTCCGACACGAACGACGACAAGTCGACCGACGACACGACCGCCACCGCCAACCCCGACGCCGCCGCGCTCGCGGCCGCCGCGGCCGTGCAGGCGCAACTGCAGGCGCGCGCGGACAACGCGGCGACACCTGATGCCGCCGCCGCCGCTGCCGCCGCGCAAAAGACGGCCGTGTCCGGCCAGCCCGACGCGACGGCCACGCTGGCGGATCACGCGGCGAAGGATGTGGCCGCCCAGCCGGCCGCTACGGCGTCCGGCCGTGACGCGCTGCAAGCGGCGCTCGCCAGGCTGACGGACGGCGCGGGCGCGATCGCGATGCCCGCGACCGGCTCGACGGCGTCGGCCGCTGCAGCACCGGCATCGGCATCGGCTGCATCGGGCAACGCCGCCACCGCGCCGCTGATGCCGAAGGTGCCGACGTTCGACCGCACGCTCGCCGACGCGAAAGGCGCGATCGCCACGCAGCAGCCGGCGCAGGCCACCGCGCAGGCACTGCAGGCCGCCGCGAATGCACAGTCCGGCGCGCAGCATGCGCTCGCGGCAGCCAGCGACGCGACCGATCCGGCCGCCAGCGCGACGCTCGCGGCCGGCGCAACGGCCGCGGCTGCGGCGCAGGCGAACCTGCAGCTGTCGCCGGCCGCCGGCGCGATCGCCGCCGCCAACGCACACGTGCTCGCCCCGCACGTCGGCACTCCCGACTGGACGGACGCGCTGAGCCAGAAGGTCGTGTTCCTGTCGAATGCGCACCAGCAGAGCGCCGAGCTGACGCTCAACCCGCCCGATCTCGGGCCGCTGCAGGTCGTGCTGCGCGTCGCCGACAATCACGCGCACGCGTTGTTCGTGTCGCAGCACGCGCAGGTGCGCGACGCGGTCGAAGCCGCGCTGCCGAAGCTGCGTGAAGCGATGGAAGCAGGCGGGCTCGGGCTCGGCAGCGCGACCGTCAGCGACGGCGGTTTCGCATCGCAACAACAGCAGCAGAACCCGCAACAGACCTTCGCCGGCGGCCAGTCGCCGCGGCGCGGGAACGGCGGATCGTCAGCCGTCGATGCACCGGCCGACGCTGCGCAATCCGCACCGGCCGCCACGCGCGTGAGCCGCGCGGGCCTCGTCGATACGTTCGCCTGA
- a CDS encoding DUF3185 family protein, with protein sequence MSRVISVALLVGGVVLLYFGGQSFHSINDNVSRFFTGSPATKTILLIVGGAVASFVGLIGLAMPGGKR encoded by the coding sequence ATGTCCCGGGTCATCTCGGTTGCGCTGCTCGTCGGCGGCGTCGTGCTGCTGTATTTCGGCGGCCAGTCGTTCCATTCGATCAACGACAACGTGTCGCGCTTCTTCACCGGTTCGCCCGCCACGAAGACGATCCTGCTGATCGTGGGCGGCGCCGTCGCATCGTTCGTCGGCCTGATCGGCCTCGCGATGCCCGGCGGCAAGCGCTAG
- a CDS encoding serine/threonine protein kinase, producing MTDATSAPASPAGPPFAGLTPECVLDALDSVLMPAGLRTDGRLLALNSYENRVYQVGIEDGPPVVAKFYRPARWSDEAILEEHAFVAELAAREIPAVPARAFDDGRTLHAFDGFRFSIFERRGGRAPDLDRSDTLEWLGRFIGRIHAVGATQPYVARPVLDIRTFGYEPRDFLLAHDFIPDDVRPAYETAVTLALEGVEAAFERAGEIRLLRTHGDCHPSNVLWTDAGPHFVDFDDSRMAPAIQDLWLLLPGDREGASRALADLLAGYEDFCEFEPRELHLVEALRTLRLIHYAAWLARRWDDPAFPAAFPWFNTHRYWEARVLELREQIGAMQEGPLWPV from the coding sequence ATGACAGACGCTACTTCCGCCCCCGCTTCTCCCGCCGGCCCGCCGTTTGCCGGCCTCACGCCCGAGTGCGTGCTCGACGCGCTCGACAGCGTGCTGATGCCGGCCGGCCTGCGCACCGACGGGCGCCTGCTCGCCCTCAACAGCTACGAAAACCGCGTCTACCAGGTCGGCATCGAAGACGGCCCGCCGGTCGTCGCGAAGTTCTATCGCCCGGCGCGCTGGTCGGACGAAGCGATCCTCGAAGAGCACGCATTCGTCGCCGAACTCGCCGCGCGCGAGATTCCGGCGGTGCCCGCGCGCGCGTTCGACGACGGCCGCACGCTGCACGCGTTCGACGGCTTTCGCTTCTCGATCTTCGAGCGGCGCGGCGGCCGCGCACCCGATCTCGATCGCAGCGACACGCTCGAATGGCTCGGCCGCTTCATCGGCCGGATCCATGCGGTCGGCGCGACGCAGCCGTATGTCGCGCGTCCCGTGCTCGACATCCGCACATTCGGCTACGAGCCGCGCGACTTCCTGCTCGCGCACGATTTCATTCCGGATGATGTACGGCCAGCCTACGAAACGGCGGTGACGCTCGCGCTCGAAGGCGTCGAGGCCGCGTTCGAGCGCGCGGGCGAAATCCGCCTGCTGCGCACCCACGGCGATTGCCATCCGAGCAACGTGCTGTGGACCGATGCCGGCCCGCATTTCGTCGACTTCGACGACAGCCGGATGGCGCCCGCGATCCAGGATCTGTGGCTGCTGCTGCCGGGCGATCGCGAAGGCGCGTCGCGCGCGCTCGCGGATCTGCTTGCCGGTTACGAGGATTTCTGCGAATTCGAGCCGCGCGAGCTGCATCTCGTCGAAGCGCTGCGCACGCTTCGGCTGATCCACTACGCGGCATGGCTCGCACGGCGCTGGGACGATCCCGCGTTTCCGGCCGCATTTCCGTGGTTCAACACGCATCGCTACTGGGAAGCGCGCGTGCTCGAACTGCGCGAACAGATCGGCGCGATGCAGGAAGGGCCGCTCTGGCCCGTGTGA
- a CDS encoding coniferyl aldehyde dehydrogenase, with amino-acid sequence MKNDLPELAPQAVPSVDALTSLLRDQRAAYLRAPYPAWETRVQHLRALRTMLIDHADALAEAISADFGHRAKQEVLLSEIWMAKEEIDDALKHGKRWMKPIRKPMNKWLRPARAKVIPQPLGVVGIVVPWNYPVLLAAGPLICALAAGNRAIVKMSELTPRTSALFEQLIAKTFARDHVAVVNGDAEVGAAFSGLPFDHLLFTGSTHVGRHVMRAAADNLTPVTLELGGKSPAIVGPNARFDAAVDAIVAGKTLNAGQTCIAPDYVLLPRGMEAAFIERARARFAKMYPDLSANGDYTTIVSPRHYARLQQLASDAQAAGAQLHPLSDAQSDPASRRFVPCAVTQVPAASQLMQEEIFGPLLPLVPYERLDEAIAYVNARPRPLALYLFDEDGGTIDRVMRETISGGVSINETLMHIACGSLPFGGVGASGMGAYHGYDGFVTFSKMKPVLTQARLNARNLLAPPYGKRFGALIKLMLKF; translated from the coding sequence ATGAAGAACGACCTGCCCGAACTGGCCCCGCAAGCAGTACCGTCGGTCGATGCGCTGACGTCGCTGCTGCGCGACCAGCGTGCTGCCTACCTGCGCGCGCCCTATCCGGCATGGGAAACGCGCGTGCAGCACCTGCGCGCGCTGCGCACGATGCTGATCGACCATGCGGACGCGCTCGCCGAAGCGATCAGCGCCGACTTCGGCCATCGTGCGAAGCAGGAAGTGCTGCTATCGGAAATCTGGATGGCGAAGGAAGAGATCGACGACGCGCTCAAGCACGGCAAGCGCTGGATGAAGCCGATCCGCAAGCCGATGAACAAGTGGCTGCGCCCGGCGCGCGCGAAGGTGATTCCGCAGCCGCTCGGCGTGGTCGGCATCGTCGTGCCGTGGAACTATCCGGTGCTGCTCGCGGCCGGCCCGCTGATCTGTGCGCTCGCCGCCGGCAACCGCGCGATCGTCAAGATGTCCGAGCTGACGCCGCGCACGTCGGCACTGTTCGAGCAGCTGATCGCGAAGACCTTCGCGCGCGACCACGTCGCGGTCGTGAACGGCGACGCGGAGGTCGGCGCCGCGTTCAGCGGGCTGCCGTTCGATCATCTGCTGTTCACCGGCTCGACGCACGTCGGCCGCCACGTGATGCGCGCGGCCGCCGACAACCTCACGCCGGTCACGCTCGAGCTCGGCGGCAAATCGCCGGCGATCGTCGGGCCGAACGCGCGCTTCGACGCAGCGGTCGACGCGATCGTCGCGGGCAAGACGCTGAACGCCGGTCAGACCTGCATCGCGCCCGACTACGTCCTGCTGCCGCGCGGCATGGAAGCCGCGTTCATCGAGCGCGCGCGGGCGCGGTTCGCGAAGATGTATCCCGACCTGTCGGCCAACGGCGATTACACGACGATCGTGTCACCGCGCCATTACGCGCGGCTGCAGCAACTCGCGAGCGACGCGCAGGCGGCCGGCGCGCAATTGCATCCGCTGTCCGACGCACAGTCCGACCCTGCATCGCGCCGCTTCGTGCCGTGCGCGGTCACGCAGGTGCCGGCTGCGTCGCAGCTGATGCAGGAGGAAATCTTCGGGCCGCTGCTGCCGCTCGTGCCGTACGAACGGCTCGACGAGGCGATCGCATACGTGAATGCGCGCCCGCGTCCGCTGGCGCTCTACCTGTTCGACGAGGATGGCGGCACGATCGACCGCGTGATGCGCGAAACGATCTCGGGCGGCGTGTCGATCAACGAAACGCTGATGCACATCGCGTGCGGCAGCCTGCCGTTCGGCGGTGTCGGCGCGAGCGGCATGGGCGCGTATCACGGCTACGACGGCTTCGTGACGTTCTCGAAGATGAAGCCCGTGCTCACGCAGGCGCGCCTGAATGCACGCAACCTGCTCGCGCCGCCGTACGGCAAGCGCTTCGGCGCGCTGATCAAGCTGATGTTGAAGTTCTGA
- a CDS encoding DMT family transporter, giving the protein MVSFKRALAAHGATSLFVLLWSSGAIFAELGLRHASAFVFLTARFALASLVLLALAFMRRRWLPPRGERRMAALTGLLMMGGYSIFYLLALERGIAPGVLATILGVQPILTLAIVERRWQPVRIAGLALSLAGLALIVCRGVGGASLPVAGIVCALTALVALTAGSMMQKRMRAAPADVLPLQNAIGLALCVAILPFRPVSFDMSWAFVVPLLWLGIVISVIAQLLFYRLMQRGDLVNVTSLFYLVPVVTTLMDAVWLGNRPEPLALAGMGAIIAGLALVFRAPAVRAQPDRA; this is encoded by the coding sequence ATGGTTTCGTTCAAACGCGCGCTTGCCGCGCATGGAGCGACGTCGCTCTTCGTGCTGCTGTGGAGCAGCGGCGCGATCTTCGCTGAACTCGGTCTGCGTCACGCCTCCGCGTTCGTCTTTCTCACCGCGCGTTTCGCGCTTGCATCGCTTGTGCTGCTCGCGCTGGCCTTCATGCGCAGACGCTGGCTGCCGCCGCGCGGCGAGCGGCGCATGGCCGCGCTGACCGGCTTGCTGATGATGGGCGGCTATTCGATCTTCTACCTGCTTGCGCTCGAGCGCGGGATCGCGCCGGGCGTGCTCGCGACGATCCTCGGCGTGCAGCCGATCCTCACGCTCGCGATCGTCGAGCGGCGCTGGCAGCCCGTGCGCATCGCGGGGCTCGCGCTGTCTCTGGCCGGCCTCGCGCTCATCGTGTGCCGCGGCGTGGGCGGCGCCAGCCTGCCGGTCGCGGGCATCGTGTGTGCGCTCACGGCGCTCGTCGCGCTGACCGCCGGCTCGATGATGCAAAAGCGCATGCGCGCGGCGCCCGCCGACGTGCTGCCGCTGCAGAACGCGATCGGGCTCGCGCTGTGCGTGGCGATCTTGCCGTTCCGGCCGGTTTCGTTCGACATGAGCTGGGCGTTCGTCGTGCCGCTCCTGTGGCTCGGCATCGTGATTTCGGTGATCGCGCAACTGCTGTTCTACCGGTTGATGCAGCGCGGCGATCTCGTCAACGTGACGAGCCTGTTCTATCTCGTGCCCGTCGTCACGACGCTGATGGATGCGGTCTGGCTCGGCAACCGGCCCGAACCGCTCGCGCTTGCCGGCATGGGCGCTATCATCGCCGGGCTCGCGCTCGTGTTCCGCGCACCGGCCGTACGCGCGCAACCCGACCGCGCATGA
- the mgrA gene encoding L-glyceraldehyde 3-phosphate reductase has protein sequence MAYEAASERYADMQYRTCGKSGLKLPALSLGLWHNFGDSTPISTQREILRTAFDLGINHFDLANNYGPPYGSAETNFGRLLKEDFRPYRDELLISTKAGWDMWPGPYGSGGGSRKYVLASLDQSLQRMGLDYVDIFYSHRFDAHTPLEETAGALASAVQQGKALYIGISSYSAAKAREMAGLLAQYKVPLLIHQPSYNLLNRWIESELLGTLDDVGAGSIAFTPLAQGLLTSKYLNGVPADARVNKPGGGSLKQDHLSADNLDHVRKLNAIAERRGQSLAQMALAWVLREGRVTSALIGASRAEQVRENVGALKNLEFSAEELAEIDRYATEGGINLWEKPSTDQAI, from the coding sequence ATGGCCTACGAAGCAGCTTCCGAACGTTATGCCGACATGCAATACCGCACCTGCGGCAAATCCGGGCTCAAATTGCCCGCCCTGTCGCTCGGCCTGTGGCACAACTTCGGCGACTCGACGCCGATCTCGACACAGCGCGAGATCCTGCGCACCGCGTTCGATCTCGGCATCAACCACTTCGATCTCGCGAACAACTACGGGCCGCCGTACGGCAGTGCCGAAACCAACTTCGGCCGGTTGTTGAAAGAGGATTTCCGGCCGTACCGCGACGAGCTGCTGATCTCGACGAAGGCCGGCTGGGACATGTGGCCGGGGCCGTACGGCAGCGGCGGCGGGTCGCGCAAGTACGTGCTCGCGAGCCTCGACCAGAGCCTGCAGCGCATGGGGCTCGACTACGTCGACATCTTCTACTCGCACCGCTTCGACGCACACACGCCGCTCGAGGAAACGGCGGGCGCGCTCGCGTCGGCCGTGCAGCAGGGCAAGGCGCTCTACATCGGCATCTCGTCGTATTCGGCGGCGAAGGCGCGCGAGATGGCCGGGTTGCTCGCACAGTACAAGGTGCCGCTGCTGATCCATCAGCCGTCGTACAACCTGCTGAACCGCTGGATCGAGAGCGAGCTGCTCGGCACGCTCGACGACGTCGGCGCGGGCAGTATCGCGTTCACGCCGCTCGCGCAGGGTTTGCTCACGTCGAAATACCTGAACGGCGTGCCGGCCGACGCACGCGTGAACAAGCCGGGCGGCGGTTCGCTGAAGCAGGATCACCTGAGCGCGGACAACCTCGACCATGTGCGCAAGCTCAACGCGATCGCCGAGCGGCGCGGGCAGAGCCTCGCGCAGATGGCGCTTGCATGGGTATTGCGCGAAGGCCGCGTGACGTCCGCGCTGATCGGCGCGAGCCGTGCGGAACAGGTGCGTGAAAACGTCGGCGCGTTGAAGAACCTCGAATTCTCGGCGGAGGAACTCGCGGAGATCGATCGTTACGCGACGGAAGGCGGCATCAATCTTTGGGAAAAGCCGTCCACCGATCAGGCGATCTGA
- a CDS encoding GMC family oxidoreductase, translated as MQYDYIIVGGGSGGSSLAGRLADACPDATIALIEAGSHSERNLLVNMPVGIAALVPFKLGTNYGYETVPQPGLGGRRGYQPRGRGMGGSSAINAMIYTRGHPGDYDEWAQLGATGWGWQDVLPYFRRAEGNARGADAWHGADGPLSVSDLRFRNPFSERFIQAAHAAGYPLNDDFNGATQEGVGFYQVTHRDGSRCSVARAYIYGRNRPNLHVITDATVLRVGFDGKRAVGVAVSRNGRVETLGARAEVILSAGAFNSPQLLMCSGIGPAEQLRRHGIAVVQDAPDVGTNLIDHIDFIINTRVNSSELVGVCLRGIAKMTPALARYFSSRTGMMTSNVAEAGGFIKSDPSLDRPDLQLHFCTALVDDHNRKMHWGFGYSLHVCALRPYSRGTVALASGDAREAPLIDPRFFSDTRDLDLLVRGTQAMRRILSQAPLASQGGRELYTRADQSEAELRATIVAHADTIYHPVGTCRMGSDARAVVDPQLRVRGVEGLRVVDASVMPTLVGGNTNAPSVMIGERAADFIVAARKGGVPRGEAAAVHGR; from the coding sequence ATGCAATACGACTACATCATCGTTGGCGGCGGATCGGGCGGGTCGAGCCTGGCAGGACGCCTCGCCGATGCATGCCCCGACGCGACCATCGCGCTGATCGAGGCCGGCTCGCACTCGGAGCGCAACCTGCTCGTCAACATGCCGGTCGGCATCGCGGCGCTGGTGCCGTTCAAGCTCGGCACCAACTACGGTTACGAGACGGTGCCGCAGCCGGGCCTCGGCGGGCGGCGCGGCTACCAGCCGCGCGGGCGCGGGATGGGCGGCTCGAGCGCGATCAACGCGATGATCTATACGCGCGGCCACCCGGGCGACTACGACGAATGGGCACAGCTCGGCGCGACGGGCTGGGGCTGGCAGGACGTGCTGCCGTACTTCCGCCGCGCGGAAGGCAACGCGCGCGGCGCCGATGCGTGGCACGGCGCGGACGGCCCGCTGTCGGTGTCGGATCTGCGCTTTCGCAATCCGTTCTCCGAACGATTCATCCAGGCCGCGCACGCCGCGGGTTATCCGCTGAACGACGACTTCAACGGCGCGACGCAGGAAGGCGTCGGCTTCTATCAGGTCACACACCGCGACGGCTCGCGCTGCAGCGTCGCGCGCGCTTACATCTACGGCCGCAACCGGCCGAACCTGCACGTGATCACCGATGCGACGGTGCTGCGCGTCGGCTTCGACGGCAAGCGCGCGGTCGGCGTCGCGGTATCGCGCAACGGGCGCGTCGAGACGCTCGGCGCACGCGCGGAAGTGATCCTGTCGGCCGGCGCGTTCAATTCGCCGCAACTGCTGATGTGTTCGGGGATCGGCCCGGCGGAGCAATTGCGCCGGCACGGGATCGCGGTGGTGCAGGACGCACCGGACGTCGGCACCAACCTGATCGACCACATCGACTTCATCATCAACACGCGCGTGAATTCGTCGGAGCTGGTCGGCGTGTGCCTGCGCGGGATCGCGAAGATGACGCCCGCGCTCGCGCGCTATTTCTCGAGCCGCACCGGGATGATGACGAGCAACGTCGCGGAGGCCGGCGGCTTCATCAAGAGCGATCCGTCGCTCGATCGTCCCGACCTGCAGCTGCATTTCTGCACGGCGCTCGTCGACGACCACAACCGCAAGATGCACTGGGGGTTCGGCTATTCGCTGCACGTATGCGCGCTGCGGCCGTACAGCCGTGGCACGGTGGCGCTCGCGAGCGGCGATGCGCGCGAGGCGCCGCTGATCGATCCGCGCTTCTTCAGTGATACGCGCGATCTCGACCTGCTCGTGCGCGGCACGCAGGCGATGCGCCGGATCCTGTCGCAGGCGCCGCTCGCGTCGCAGGGCGGGCGCGAGCTGTACACGCGGGCGGACCAGAGCGAAGCCGAGCTGCGCGCGACGATCGTCGCGCATGCCGACACGATCTATCACCCGGTCGGCACGTGCCGGATGGGTTCCGATGCCCGCGCGGTCGTCGATCCGCAATTGCGCGTGCGCGGCGTCGAAGGATTGCGCGTGGTGGATGCGTCGGTGATGCCGACGCTCGTCGGCGGGAACACGAATGCGCCGTCGGTGATGATCGGCGAACGCGCGGCGGATTTCATCGTCGCGGCGCGCAAGGGCGGTGTGCCGCGCGGCGAGGCGGCCGCGGTGCACGGCCGCTGA